Below is a window of Cataglyphis hispanica isolate Lineage 1 chromosome 2, ULB_Chis1_1.0, whole genome shotgun sequence DNA.
gaACAGTAATAACTTTGTGATACCAGTGactaataaatgatatatctttaaaatgctATAATGCATTTGAGGAGAAACTATTATGAATTTAAGTGATATCACTCATACATTAACAGATGAAAATACAAGACATAAACTGTCTCGTCGTCTTTgaggatattttatttttattactttatttatactgATTTGGCTTTTTCTTTTGAAGTTCGTGATTTGTTTCTAACCGCTTCACTCGATAACTGCTAATTCGCTTAATAGTTAAAAGCGATCAGTATCATGTGCTTTGCCGATTgactatcaatttttttgtgcTTTTCACGAAAGTTTGAGATATTACCGTGTATTAAGTTGATACGCCAGAGAAAAGTTATAGCGAATGGCATTGATTTAACAACGTTGCATTTATAGGATCTACATGCGTGCATTGAAAAGATCTCGATTAAGATATTCAGCATTAGCTCTTATATAAGGCCATAGGTGTACAATAgagtacaatttttaattaaataaattgaaattactttTGATACATAAACAGTGCGTttacaaaaagaaacattaacaACTCCTTgtcttaaattttgaaaattcttttggATTTCTGAATCAGATTTGActgaatttttatcttgtcttttgcataaagaaaagaagaaaaaaatcatattgatCGATTATAAGCGGTAAGGAAAAGTTTAACCATCTCAtccctttttttctattatatttttgctttttcgcTTTTGTTTAGTTCAttcatgcttttttttatatctctaattaataaagagcGAGAACAAACGGCGGAAggaaaatgtgtttttataaCATCAACTgcgaattttcttttcttcatcgCGTTAAAGCTTTTGCGTCAAAAACTAACCATCCCTCGCAAAAGTGACAATCCCCATGGCTCTCCGCTGCTGCTACGTTGCCCCTGGGGGCCCTTGTTGTGTATTGTTGAATTTGTCCGTCGCtctaatcttatatatatctatcatcTAGGagtttcacacacacacacacacacacacatatacacgttatatgttacatacatatatgtatgtatacattggGCATATGTGTATAACGAGAAATGTCGTTGTGACTTGTCAaactgtctctctttttttttctctttacatttacataataagACGATCAGtattttgttgttgttgtgttgttgttttttattacttgtGTTCGTTGATTTCATTTCCTATCGCTCGTTCCTCGCCCGACGGCTCGATGGCTTACGGAAAAaaccagaaaattttttgaactcTTGTTTCGTTAccgaaatatttaatcgtgtctatatttatataatattataaaaaattataaaagaaacaatatttatatgatacatacatttttttatatataaattataatatatctaacgcaattatttatttgagaaaatcttgaaaatacaCGTTTGTTTTCTCAATAAtcgaagagaaataaatttgtcaatttctttgtgtttttaattatgttctcgatattaaatttatttcttttatattaatagtaatattaatgcagttttatactataatataatcgtaTTGTTATTCATAGATCTGATGGTAATTTGATAATGAaagtatcaattattttatattaatgaaatagcAATAAACGATTATTAATGAACATCAAACGCATGGAAATTGGTTGATTGTTAATCATTAACGTGTTATCTAAACTCGCAATATTTTCAGCAATTTTGGCAACCAGGCCTACAGCCTGGAACGTCCCAGGATGTCAAACCGTTCCCTCAACCTGCCTATACCGGAAAACCGGCAACGGCAGTCTCGAGTGGCGATATAGTCCAAGCACAACCTCCACCGCCATGGGAAGGACGCGCCATCGCGACTCATAAACTCAGGCTTGTCGAGTTCTCGGCATACATGGAGCAGCAAAGAGACCAGGACATTGTAAGTAGTGTCTAGGCAGTTAGTAATATAAGAGGAATAAGATCTATTAGGGAAGATTTCAAAGCAGTCCAACTGTACATCttgacacaaaaatataaactacaagctttatatatgtattttcgagaaattattttcttcaacaaTGCATATTTATTGGCATTCcgatgaaaaatatgagagtTAGAAGgagttatgaaaaattaattctaaatgattaaattagagACTAAAAGTAGATAATGATTCTCTACATCACAAAAGTCATTTCTTTCATCAACTACAAAATATCTGCCGTTCAATTTTTCAGATAGTTGATGATATGATAAGCCGAATTAAACGTCTCACTCACACGattgaatttttctcttttttttctagtacCACAAACACCTATTCGTGCATATAGGAGGTTCCGCAACCTACGCAGATCCGCTATTAGAAGCGGTCGATGTTAAGCAGATATACGACAAATTCCCCGAAAAGAAGGGTGGTCTCAAGGAACTTTACGATAAAGGACCACAGGCAGCTTTCTTTCTCGTTAAGTTTTGGGCTGATCTCAATAGTAACATTCAAGATGAAGCTGGAGCATTTTATGGCGTCACGAGCCAGTGAGTAACGTATgccttttcatcttttatatgaTTACTCCGACGTGATATTtgcattgtattttatattgaaataggTACGAGAGCAACGAGAACATGACGATAACGTGTTCGACGAAAGTATGCTCATTTGGAAAGCAGGTGGTCGAAAAAGTGGAAACGGAATATGCCAGGTTTGAAAATGGAAGGTTCGTTTATCGTATTAGCCGTTCACCTATGTGCGAgtatatgattaatttcatCCACAAACTGAAGCACCTGCCAGAGAAGTACATGATGAACAGCGTCCTCGAGAACTTCACCATCCTCCAGGTATGTTGATGACATTATCGTCAtgttaattcttataataaattctttatatttttaaattaatatttaaaatcatttatactAATTGTAAGTCATTTTATGATCTCTTTCAACCAGtcatttagttatatatatattttttttaattcaattgcGCGTACGTCAAAGTATACCcacgaattttattaattttagactAATGTTTCTGGTTTtacaattcttataatttttacgattaaaatataaagagtatTTTATTGGACTCAACgattttcgagaattttaattatttgcttgtaatatatatctgattttatatcaaataaaacataatggTTTCCAAAAGAATCAGAATTATAAGTAGTTAAATTTGCattgtaagaattaaaaaataaatgatatttttctcactTTCTATCTCTTATCTTCTCAGGTTGTTACGAATAGGGATACGCAGGaaacattattgtgcacagcATACGTGTTCGAAGTATCGACATCTGAACATGGTGCTCAGCATCACATATACAGATTGGTCCAAGACTAGCCTGCTTGAACCTGCTCGCCATGCAGCCATCCACCCCCATCAGTGCCTACCATCACATAAAGATCATCCATaagtatacacacacaaaaaagacacacacacacacgcacacatacatacacgtacacaatgacattataaaaatgtatacatatatatcccaATCGATTTTCTCTATTCTTAAATCATTGGAAGTtagtatttcttttattaaattttataatatgaactCTGTCTTTCACTCGCTTTCTCATTCTAacgcaaatataatgtaatataatgggaaagcaagaaagaagagaaatttatcttaaagaaaaacaacTCGTTCaacatagagaaaaaattaaaatagaaaaattcgaTTGTACATTGCGTGCGCGATATATTGCATGAATACATGGATATAATACAACATGCTTACACttaaacagaaatattttcgtgTCCATAGTTGGGTGAG
It encodes the following:
- the LOC126858772 gene encoding transcriptional enhancer factor TEF-1 isoform X1; this translates as MKDWELSTQNSIDQRCVHYNSAVAHRTGSAVAAADTISAPWTPASSGPPPDANGSGSDTKNLDVGEISDDEKDLSAADAEGVWSPDIEQSFQEALTIYPPCGRRKIILSDEGKMYGRNELIARYIKLRTGKTRTRKQVSSHIQVLARRKLREIQAKLKVDHAAKEKALQTMSSMSSAQIVSAGSAIHNKMPPALVGPLALASTPVSYPGAQFWQPGLQPGTSQDVKPFPQPAYTGKPATAVSSGDIVQAQPPPPWEGRAIATHKLRLVEFSAYMEQQRDQDIYHKHLFVHIGGSATYADPLLEAVDVKQIYDKFPEKKGGLKELYDKGPQAAFFLVKFWADLNSNIQDEAGAFYGVTSQYESNENMTITCSTKVCSFGKQVVEKVETEYARFENGRFVYRISRSPMCEYMINFIHKLKHLPEKYMMNSVLENFTILQVVTNRDTQETLLCTAYVFEVSTSEHGAQHHIYRLVQD
- the LOC126858772 gene encoding protein scalloped isoform X6; translation: MKDWELSTQNSIDQRCVHYNSAVAHRTGSAVAAADTISAPWTPASSGPPPDANGSGSDTKNLDVGEISDDEKDLSAADAEGVWSPDIEQSFQEALTIYPPCGRRKIILSDEGKMYGRNELIARYIKLRTGKTRTRKQVSSHIQVLARRKLREIQAKLKVQFWQPGLQPGTSQDVKPFPQPAYTGKPATAVSSGDIVQAQPPPPWEGRAIATHKLRLVEFSAYMEQQRDQDIYHKHLFVHIGGSATYADPLLEAVDVKQIYDKFPEKKGGLKELYDKGPQAAFFLVKFWADLNSNIQDEAGAFYGVTSQYESNENMTITCSTKVCSFGKQVVEKVETEYARFENGRFVYRISRSPMCEYMINFIHKLKHLPEKYMMNSVLENFTILQVVTNRDTQETLLCTAYVFEVSTSEHGAQHHIYRLVQD
- the LOC126858772 gene encoding transcriptional enhancer factor TEF-1 isoform X2, which translates into the protein MDTVHYFWNQRCVHYNSAVAHRTGSAVAAADTISAPWTPASSGPPPDANGSGSDTKNLDVGEISDDEKDLSAADAEGVWSPDIEQSFQEALTIYPPCGRRKIILSDEGKMYGRNELIARYIKLRTGKTRTRKQVSSHIQVLARRKLREIQAKLKVDHAAKEKALQTMSSMSSAQIVSAGSAIHNKMPPALVGPLALASTPVSYPGAQFWQPGLQPGTSQDVKPFPQPAYTGKPATAVSSGDIVQAQPPPPWEGRAIATHKLRLVEFSAYMEQQRDQDIYHKHLFVHIGGSATYADPLLEAVDVKQIYDKFPEKKGGLKELYDKGPQAAFFLVKFWADLNSNIQDEAGAFYGVTSQYESNENMTITCSTKVCSFGKQVVEKVETEYARFENGRFVYRISRSPMCEYMINFIHKLKHLPEKYMMNSVLENFTILQVVTNRDTQETLLCTAYVFEVSTSEHGAQHHIYRLVQD
- the LOC126858772 gene encoding transcriptional enhancer factor TEF-1 isoform X4 — protein: MKDWELSTQNSIGSAVAAADTISAPWTPASSGPPPDANGSGSDTKNLDVGEISDDEKDLSAADAEGVWSPDIEQSFQEALTIYPPCGRRKIILSDEGKMYGRNELIARYIKLRTGKTRTRKQVSSHIQVLARRKLREIQAKLKVDHAAKEKALQTMSSMSSAQIVSAGSAIHNKMPPALVGPLALASTPVSYPGAQFWQPGLQPGTSQDVKPFPQPAYTGKPATAVSSGDIVQAQPPPPWEGRAIATHKLRLVEFSAYMEQQRDQDIYHKHLFVHIGGSATYADPLLEAVDVKQIYDKFPEKKGGLKELYDKGPQAAFFLVKFWADLNSNIQDEAGAFYGVTSQYESNENMTITCSTKVCSFGKQVVEKVETEYARFENGRFVYRISRSPMCEYMINFIHKLKHLPEKYMMNSVLENFTILQVVTNRDTQETLLCTAYVFEVSTSEHGAQHHIYRLVQD
- the LOC126858772 gene encoding transcriptional enhancer factor TEF-1 isoform X5 → MDTVHYFWSSAVAAADTISAPWTPASSGPPPDANGSGSDTKNLDVGEISDDEKDLSAADAEGVWSPDIEQSFQEALTIYPPCGRRKIILSDEGKMYGRNELIARYIKLRTGKTRTRKQVSSHIQVLARRKLREIQAKLKVDHAAKEKALQTMSSMSSAQIVSAGSAIHNKMPPALVGPLALASTPVSYPGAQFWQPGLQPGTSQDVKPFPQPAYTGKPATAVSSGDIVQAQPPPPWEGRAIATHKLRLVEFSAYMEQQRDQDIYHKHLFVHIGGSATYADPLLEAVDVKQIYDKFPEKKGGLKELYDKGPQAAFFLVKFWADLNSNIQDEAGAFYGVTSQYESNENMTITCSTKVCSFGKQVVEKVETEYARFENGRFVYRISRSPMCEYMINFIHKLKHLPEKYMMNSVLENFTILQVVTNRDTQETLLCTAYVFEVSTSEHGAQHHIYRLVQD
- the LOC126858772 gene encoding transcriptional enhancer factor TEF-1 isoform X3 — its product is MNQRCVHYNSAVAHRTGSAVAAADTISAPWTPASSGPPPDANGSGSDTKNLDVGEISDDEKDLSAADAEGVWSPDIEQSFQEALTIYPPCGRRKIILSDEGKMYGRNELIARYIKLRTGKTRTRKQVSSHIQVLARRKLREIQAKLKVDHAAKEKALQTMSSMSSAQIVSAGSAIHNKMPPALVGPLALASTPVSYPGAQFWQPGLQPGTSQDVKPFPQPAYTGKPATAVSSGDIVQAQPPPPWEGRAIATHKLRLVEFSAYMEQQRDQDIYHKHLFVHIGGSATYADPLLEAVDVKQIYDKFPEKKGGLKELYDKGPQAAFFLVKFWADLNSNIQDEAGAFYGVTSQYESNENMTITCSTKVCSFGKQVVEKVETEYARFENGRFVYRISRSPMCEYMINFIHKLKHLPEKYMMNSVLENFTILQVVTNRDTQETLLCTAYVFEVSTSEHGAQHHIYRLVQD